From the genome of Triticum aestivum cultivar Chinese Spring chromosome 1A, IWGSC CS RefSeq v2.1, whole genome shotgun sequence:
TCTTActtttcattttctattttaacTTGAATCATTGTATAACCTCTTGCAGAATACCTTGGCAGTCACCAGACTGTGTGCCATCCAGGAGATGATGAAGCTTCAAGGGAACCAATCATCACTCCCAGCTGATGCACTATGGTCAGTATTTGCTCCGAGTGATGCATTCGACGACGACACGGCCGCTTAACTGTAGACCAACTCGAACATATGGATCTTTTTATCGTTCTCTATACTGTTTCCCCGATTAAACAATTTGCTCAAGATGTTCTTTCTTTTCAAAGCAATGATCATCGTGTAGTCACAAACTCCCCAACCGTTTCATTCCTTGTTTCAATCCAACTCGGTTGCTGTTTTCATTAGTCCACCCCCACCTTAACACCATTATTCAGTTGGAATTAATCCCTCCTCGCCAAACATCCTCCTACTAGATGCAACACCATATCATACTCAAACCAGTAATCCACCTCGAACAGTTGAATCTTTTCTATCTGTCCCTTTAATTCATTTTCTGTGGTCACAAAGTTACCACGCCGCGAACCATTCTATGAAACTCGCCTCATCTTTCGTCTAGCAATAACCCAAATGTCAGACAAGAAATTTGTTCGAAAATCAATCCCTCGTGTCCTAAACATGTTTAAACCAGTCCCTTCGCAACTAGAATCCAAAATAATATCGTACTTACCTACACCATTTGCCCGCCACAATAGATTTTCTTCTATCACTCATTTTTGAAATTTAACTTTCTTCATGACCCCATAATAGATTTCTCGACTCAAATCCATGCGTCGCACGCGCCACCCACGTCTGCCGTAATCAAACTACTGCAATGCTCATAGCTAAACCAGTAGTCATTCTCAGGTAGCTCTAAGTTAATGCAGGTACATACCACTCTAGTCTCCCGCTAACTTAAATAAGTCGCTATTATGTTCTTACAATAAGACCTCAGGGAATTTAAATCACCGATCCCTGGGTTTGAAGGATCAGAGAAGCCTAGCAGTCTTCATCTCGTCAATCCTTCGTAACGCAAAATGAATGCCCACGCCCCCAAGCGTTCTCTGCCTATTCGGTGGTTGCCCGGAGGCAGAATGGAAGCCTTGCCCTGTTTTCCTTCATCGTCACCATCTTGTACACCAGCGATTTCGCCATGTAGTCAAGCTGCCCCTGTCAAACGAGCAGGACATTGTTTTGTTTTTTGGTCAGTTATCATGCCCAAATGTTATCTACATGTCTCAAAAATATCGGACCTCAGTCAGTGCGGTAACTCTCTCCCCATTGTAGTCACGGAGGCAGTGCATTGCATAGAACCAGCTTTCCTCCCTGCAATTTTTTTCCACAATAATGATGAGGAACACCAATCACACAGCCCAAATTCATTCATATAAGTTTGGCACGCAGTACCTGTCACAGTGACCATGCACTCCCGTCTTGAAGTGCAGTGTCCACCCTTCTGACGACACACGGACCCCAGGAATGCACTCGTGTATGCAACGCCACAGGTTAGAAATCACCCTCGTGCCGTTTTTCTTGTGTTTATCCTGCACCTCATTAGGTAGTTCTTGTGTCTCCACTGGGTCCATCACCAGGCAATTTTTCTTCTCTAAGTTAACTGCATACACAGCCCAGCTATTGTGCTGCTTCAACAACAGCAGTACCTGCAACAAATCAAAATGTATGTAACTACCACTTTCTTTTCACCCAATTGATATCTACATATAATCAATGTGGTCGGACAGGACGACCATATGCTTCTTACTTCTTGGCACGCTTCAATCCTGACTCCAGTGTGCTCCTCTGTTATCATGGTTGCAATATACTCGTAGTCAAGGTCTGATGCCCGCTCGGCTTCAGACAATTCTGCCTGCAGTACAAATCAGGAGTATGATCGTTTCATGAGCATTAACCCCTTACATTTTTACGTTACCACTATACTTTTTTACTGAATCTAACCCTTACCGTGAGCCTGAAGTCTGGTATCATCCTAAACCGTTCTGGCAATCCACAAAAAATGATTGCCTCCTCCTTCCGCTCAGGATCACCATCCCGGTCAAAGTACATCTGGATCTGCGTCCCAGTCATCTGTGTGGTGTATGGGTGGGTATGAATGTACCATGGCCTGCACTTTTGCATTCACAGATATGTTAGTCTTACATCAAAAACATATGCCAGCATATTACGGCAACTATTTAACGACATGACCTTGCAAACTCCATGGTAGAGCATCCGTCCATCTTGTCGAACAACCCCATGACATCACATCCAATCGGCTCATCTGGATGCAGACCTAGCTTGCCTGGGTACTTCTCCCTCATCTCCTTCTTAGGCTTAATGAACTGCCCAAGATGCGGTGGTACTCGGACTAATTGTCGAGATAAAACAGAGAACCGATGTCAGCACGACCACCTTGTTTATGTTTACCAGTTATGAAGTATAAATCAGTCGATGATTTTCTCATGactcgccatcatcatcatcaggtgCAGCATGCTGCCCACCGTTTCGTATCATCGGCCCACCTTGACCACCGTCTCTTATCATCGGCCCACCTTGTATCAAGCCAGAAAAGTCAGGCAAGCACATTTACCATGGACTAACCAATCATTTTCTACTAAGCTATTCATTTTATTGTTTCTTATTTACCTCCTGCCATCGCTCTGCGTATCGCTTCAATAACGGGATCCTCCAGAACAACCGCCTCTTTCCCCTTGTCCTCTGCAAAAA
Proteins encoded in this window:
- the LOC123067890 gene encoding uncharacterized protein isoform X2; translated protein: MVMVDDMRTLNPIRIAADHVATDGNRNGGRKRAGGHEDAPRRKKVRFLSEIVSQPEPVMITHDPTPVEERVAHDDQAVPEINENISGAVGVASGSEVFPPGFGPLRRISKQDKGKEAVVLEDPVIEAIRRAMAGGGPMIRDGGQGGPMIRNGGQHAAPDDDDVRVPPHLGQFIKPKKEMREKYPGKLGLHPDEPIGCDVMGLFDKMDGCSTMEFARPWYIHTHPYTTQMTGTQIQMYFDRDGDPERKEEAIIFCGLPERFRMIPDFRLTAELSEAERASDLDYEYIATMITEEHTGVRIEACQEVLLLLKQHNSWAVYAVNLEKKNCLVMDPVETQELPNEVQDKHKKNGTRVISNLWRCIHECIPGVRVSSEGWTLHFKTGVHGHCDREESWFYAMHCLRDYNGERVTALTELDYMAKSLVYKMVTMKENRARLPFCLRATTE
- the LOC123067890 gene encoding uncharacterized protein isoform X1; translated protein: MVMVDDMRTLNPIRIAADHVATDGNRNGGRKRAGGHEDAPRRKKVRFLSEIVSQPEPVMITHDPTPVEERVAHDDQAVPEINENISGAVGVASGSEVFPPGFGPLRRISKQDKGKEAVVLEDPVIEAIRRAMAGGGPMIRDGGQGGPMIRNGGQHAAPDDDDVRVPPHLGQFIKPKKEMREKYPGKLGLHPDEPIGCDVMGLFDKMDGCSTMEFARPWYIHTHPYTTQMTGTQIQMYFDRDGDPERKEEAIIFCGLPERFRMIPDFRLTAELSEAERASDLDYEYIATMITEEHTGVRIEACQEVLLLLKQHNSWAVYAVNLEKKNCLVMDPVETQELPNEVQDKHKKNGTRVISNLWRCIHECIPGVRVSSEGWTLHFKTGVHGHCDREESWFYAMHCLRDYNGERVTALTEGQLDYMAKSLVYKMVTMKENRARLPFCLRATTE